In Apium graveolens cultivar Ventura chromosome 10, ASM990537v1, whole genome shotgun sequence, the following are encoded in one genomic region:
- the LOC141693681 gene encoding uncharacterized protein LOC141693681 isoform X1, translating into MMWKVGLLDHAECAKLDCLHVDDIKWLLNWPSNSWIRISLMESFEITCFDLECCHDRCSSSMSNDDEESLVCSEAYEGSSYSRSYSTPDGSIDGYNFDCKNEEVLGSKRVLTLVNSDCSVDIESGVHEFNIVLEKTETSCRICHLSLQVGGSDIESGIAIQLGCSCKNDMAAAHQRCAETWFMIKGNTICEICKSIARNVDGSDHIELPEQANENITLSGNAALAPAPLRVTPPFPLGHLLLDFVFACLVFTAFLVWIFQFHMPI; encoded by the exons ATGTGGAAGGTTGGTCTTTTGGATCATGCTGAATGTGCAAAGTTGGATTGTCTACATGTCGATGACATCAAGTG GCTTTTAAACTGGCCTTCAAATAGTTGGATCCGGATATCTTTAATGGAGAGTTTTGAGATTACTTGTTTTGACTTAGAGTGTTGTCATGACCGCTGTTCCTCCTCTATGAGTAATGACGATGAGGAAAGCTTAGTTTGTTCAGAAGCCTACGAGGGTTCTTCCTATTCCCGGTCCTATTCCACCCCTGATGGTTCAATCGATGGCTATAATTTTGACTGCAAAAATGAGGAAGTTTTGGGTTCTAAAAGAGTGTTAACTTTGGTTAATTCAGATTGTTCTGTTGATATTGAAAGCGGTGTTCATGAATTTAACATCGTGTTGGAGAAAACTGAAACAAGTTGTAGAATTTGTCATTTGAGTTTGCAAGTGGGAGGCAGTGATATTGAGAGTGGAATTGCTATTCAATTAGGGTGTTCTTGTAAAAATGACATGGCTGCAGCCCATCAACGTTGTGCTGAGACATGGTTCATGATTAAAGGAAATAC GATCTGCGAAATCTGCAAGTCAATAGCACGAAATGTTGATGGCTCAGATCATATCGAATTACCAGAGCAAGCAAATGAAAACATTACTTTGTCGGGAAATGCAGCCTTAGCGCCTGCCCCGTTAAGGGTGACTCCACCGTTCCCACTCGGTCACCTGCTGCTAGATTTTGTGTTTGCATGTTTAGTTTTTACGGCCTTCCTGGTTTGGATTTTCCAGTTTCACATGCCAATATGA
- the LOC141693681 gene encoding uncharacterized protein LOC141693681 isoform X2 encodes MWKVGLLDHAECAKLDCLHVDDIKWLLNWPSNSWIRISLMESFEITCFDLECCHDRCSSSMSNDDEESLVCSEAYEGSSYSRSYSTPDGSIDGYNFDCKNEEVLGSKRVLTLVNSDCSVDIESGVHEFNIVLEKTETSCRICHLSLQVGGSDIESGIAIQLGCSCKNDMAAAHQRCAETWFMIKGNTICEICKSIARNVDGSDHIELPEQANENITLSGNAALAPAPLRVTPPFPLGHLLLDFVFACLVFTAFLVWIFQFHMPI; translated from the exons ATGTGGAAGGTTGGTCTTTTGGATCATGCTGAATGTGCAAAGTTGGATTGTCTACATGTCGATGACATCAAGTG GCTTTTAAACTGGCCTTCAAATAGTTGGATCCGGATATCTTTAATGGAGAGTTTTGAGATTACTTGTTTTGACTTAGAGTGTTGTCATGACCGCTGTTCCTCCTCTATGAGTAATGACGATGAGGAAAGCTTAGTTTGTTCAGAAGCCTACGAGGGTTCTTCCTATTCCCGGTCCTATTCCACCCCTGATGGTTCAATCGATGGCTATAATTTTGACTGCAAAAATGAGGAAGTTTTGGGTTCTAAAAGAGTGTTAACTTTGGTTAATTCAGATTGTTCTGTTGATATTGAAAGCGGTGTTCATGAATTTAACATCGTGTTGGAGAAAACTGAAACAAGTTGTAGAATTTGTCATTTGAGTTTGCAAGTGGGAGGCAGTGATATTGAGAGTGGAATTGCTATTCAATTAGGGTGTTCTTGTAAAAATGACATGGCTGCAGCCCATCAACGTTGTGCTGAGACATGGTTCATGATTAAAGGAAATAC GATCTGCGAAATCTGCAAGTCAATAGCACGAAATGTTGATGGCTCAGATCATATCGAATTACCAGAGCAAGCAAATGAAAACATTACTTTGTCGGGAAATGCAGCCTTAGCGCCTGCCCCGTTAAGGGTGACTCCACCGTTCCCACTCGGTCACCTGCTGCTAGATTTTGTGTTTGCATGTTTAGTTTTTACGGCCTTCCTGGTTTGGATTTTCCAGTTTCACATGCCAATATGA
- the LOC141693681 gene encoding uncharacterized protein LOC141693681 isoform X3: MESFEITCFDLECCHDRCSSSMSNDDEESLVCSEAYEGSSYSRSYSTPDGSIDGYNFDCKNEEVLGSKRVLTLVNSDCSVDIESGVHEFNIVLEKTETSCRICHLSLQVGGSDIESGIAIQLGCSCKNDMAAAHQRCAETWFMIKGNTICEICKSIARNVDGSDHIELPEQANENITLSGNAALAPAPLRVTPPFPLGHLLLDFVFACLVFTAFLVWIFQFHMPI, from the exons ATGGAGAGTTTTGAGATTACTTGTTTTGACTTAGAGTGTTGTCATGACCGCTGTTCCTCCTCTATGAGTAATGACGATGAGGAAAGCTTAGTTTGTTCAGAAGCCTACGAGGGTTCTTCCTATTCCCGGTCCTATTCCACCCCTGATGGTTCAATCGATGGCTATAATTTTGACTGCAAAAATGAGGAAGTTTTGGGTTCTAAAAGAGTGTTAACTTTGGTTAATTCAGATTGTTCTGTTGATATTGAAAGCGGTGTTCATGAATTTAACATCGTGTTGGAGAAAACTGAAACAAGTTGTAGAATTTGTCATTTGAGTTTGCAAGTGGGAGGCAGTGATATTGAGAGTGGAATTGCTATTCAATTAGGGTGTTCTTGTAAAAATGACATGGCTGCAGCCCATCAACGTTGTGCTGAGACATGGTTCATGATTAAAGGAAATAC GATCTGCGAAATCTGCAAGTCAATAGCACGAAATGTTGATGGCTCAGATCATATCGAATTACCAGAGCAAGCAAATGAAAACATTACTTTGTCGGGAAATGCAGCCTTAGCGCCTGCCCCGTTAAGGGTGACTCCACCGTTCCCACTCGGTCACCTGCTGCTAGATTTTGTGTTTGCATGTTTAGTTTTTACGGCCTTCCTGGTTTGGATTTTCCAGTTTCACATGCCAATATGA
- the LOC141691517 gene encoding uncharacterized protein LOC141691517, whose product MESLEITCQDLECGDDRCSSPMSDNDKEKLSCSEDNEGSSYSLSYSKPDGFDFYYKIEEVLDSERVLPVVNSDCSVDIESGVPEFNVLLGLMERDCRICHLSLRVGGSEMESGIAIRLGWVFL is encoded by the coding sequence ATGGAGAGTTTAGAGATCACTTGTCAAGATTTAGAGTGTGGTGATGACCGATGTTCCTCCCCTATGAGTGATAACGATAAAGAAAAGTTATCTTGTTCGGAAGACAATGAGGGTTCTTCTTATTCTCTGTCCTATTCCAAACCTGATGGCTTCGATTTTTATTACAAAATTGAGGAAGTTTTGGATTCTGAAAGAGTGTTACCTGTAGTTAATTCAGATTGTTCTGTTGATATTGAAAGCGGTGTCCCTGAATTTAACGTTTTGTTGGGATTGATGGAAAGAGATTGTAGAATTTGTCATTTGAGTCTTCGAGTGGGTGGTAGTGAAATGGAGTCTGGAATTGCTATTCGACTAGGGTGGGTGTTCTTGTAA